TGGAGAATTTCGGCACCTGGCGCGACCTGGACGGCCGGCTGGTCTGGGGCGTGAACGACTACGACGAGGCGGCGGCGATGCCCTACCCGCTGGACCTGCTGCGCCTGGCCGTCAGCGGGCTGCTGGCGGGCGGGGAGCGGGGGGCGGCGGCGATCGCGCGGGACATCCTGGCCGGCTACGCCGCGGGGCTGGAGGCGCCCGGCGCGGCGGTGCTGGACCGGGAGCGCCGGGGGCTGCGCGAGACCGTGATGGTCCCGGAGGGGCACCGGGCGGAGTTCTGGAACGGGCTGCGGAAGAAGCGGGAGGCCTTCGAGGCGCGCCCGAAGCGGGGGCGCCCGAAGCTCTGGCCCCGCTACGAGACGGCGCTGCGGACGGCGATGCCGCCGGGGGCCGAGCCGTCCCGCTTCTGGTACCGCGGCGCCGGAGTGGGCAGCCTCGGCCGCCCCCGCTGGGTGGCGGAGGCGGAGTGGGCGGGGGATCTGGTGATCCGGGAGGCGAAAGGGGTGGTTCCCTCCGCCTGGGCGCGCGCGCACGGCGGCGGGCACGCCCTTCGCTGCATGGAGATCGCGACAGGGCGCTTCCGCGCGCCGGATCCCTGGTACCGGGTGGCCAACGGCATCGCCGTGCGGCGCCTCTCCCCGAACAACCGCAAGATCGAGGCGGGAGAGGTCTTCCCTTCCGCCAGGACGGGCGCGAGGCGGATGGGGCGGGAGGTTCTGGTCGGGGCGC
This genomic window from Pararoseomonas sp. SCSIO 73927 contains:
- a CDS encoding DUF2252 family protein, which codes for MDILASVARYEDDLRAQMGREVLQEGLDEKHRKMAGRDPFPFLRATFWRWAETVLEVAPDLGSAPAVLAVGDVHLENFGTWRDLDGRLVWGVNDYDEAAAMPYPLDLLRLAVSGLLAGGERGAAAIARDILAGYAAGLEAPGAAVLDRERRGLRETVMVPEGHRAEFWNGLRKKREAFEARPKRGRPKLWPRYETALRTAMPPGAEPSRFWYRGAGVGSLGRPRWVAEAEWAGDLVIREAKGVVPSAWARAHGGGHALRCMEIATGRFRAPDPWYRVANGIAVRRLSPNNRKIEAGEVFPSARTGARRMGREVLVGAPMLRAMGAELAAIHLGGEGAREAIRRHLRAQRGGWLGRMAAAAAAMVEEEHRTFRRGR